TTTTGGCACTGCTATATAAGTCGGGTATGAATTGAACATATTGTGATATGTTGGGTATGAAATGACCGTTTTCCCACCAAAATATAGTATAGCCGTATAGGATACATTCTATTTTGTACACACTTCTTGTATCGTAATCAAATGCCATGACATCATATTAGATCCTCCAAAGCATTCATGAAAGATGTCCAGAACACTTCTCACTGGCGACGATTTTAGTTGTCTTTTATAGAAGATTAATGTTAGTATGTGATATTAAAATTAGAGTTATATACACGTGGTTACATCGAGTAATCTACAAGACACTGGATTCAAGGGATCCACCATTAACAAGGACCTCAATCATTTCATTTCAAAATTTGACTGTGTAATATTTATCACAAGATTCATAAGCAAACCGTGTCTCTCATAACACAGCTCTGGAAGTTTCGGAGCACGATTAATTTGTAATGTATGACGATTACGACACTTGAATGGATTATTAAGTCTAAAACACGACATTTTAATGACAAAAACACATGATATAGTCTTATAGACAAATAGACATACCTGTCTCTCAACTTTTTTTTTTTTTTTTACCATGTTTAAAAAAGTTCCTACTTTTTTTTTTTTTTTTGTCACAAACTACTTCCATTCATTCATTTAGTTTGGTGGTGGCATTAAAACAGCCTCACCCACCTCTCTTACAATCAAGGACAACGCCTGTTTTGCATACATATCAGCCTCTGCGTTCCTCAACTGAGGAATCCAAACAAAAACAACATTTCGAGCTAAACGAGTTTATAAACGAGTGGATCCCTAGTTTGGAGTAAACGAGTTTACGAACATCAGACGTGATAGACAAACAAATATAATTTTCGTGGCCCAATTATCTGCCTTTAAAATTTAGATACTTCACATTTGGGTCGAGCCCTAAAAACCCAATAGTCCAAATTAAGTTTGGTCAAATCTCATGTTAGGCATTTCTAAAATTCAAAAAGTAGTTACATGAATTAGTTGACTTGATTCCCCAACTATGCAACTCATAAATAAACCACATGCCTGCTTAACTAGTGAAAGGACCAATGCTTTACGCCTTTACCACCAATGCTTTACCACTAAAAAAAAAGGTTAGTTAAAGTTTTGATTTGATTTATTGTTATATCTATTTGTATATTGATTGAATTAAGAGATCAGTAAGATTCCCATTTAGTGTATGTCATATTTTATGATTACGACCATCTACCATATTCTAACATTTTATATTTAGTTTATCTAGACCTTGTCACCTTGCCATGCTTCTACTCCAATCTTTTGTTCTTTTTCGTATCATTAGATATTACTTTTGCAAGCAACATTTCGAGCTAATTTAACCTAAACTAGCCGTGAACTTGGATTTGAACTACATGTAATTAATTTTGTTTTTATCAAACCTTTCATTGCTTGCTTAAAACATGTAATTAATTGTTAAATGCCAAAATCCAAGCTACTTTTTAATCACACACCGCGATTAGCAAGCCAAGTATGCTGTGCTAAAACAATGTTTTGTGTCCACGCACACATTTTTGTTATGCTGTGCTAAAACAATGTTTTGTGTGCACGCACACATTTTTTGTGATAACAGTGATCTACATTGATATATTAACCCCATAAGGCCATAACTATAGGTTATACAGTTTTTTCTATGCTCCCACTTATAGTTATTATAGACTGGGGACCAAATTGAAAATATATTATTGGACAGTAAAAACTTTATCAAATTTAAAGTAAAGAAAGCGACATTCACCAAACTTATCATCATCCGAGTTGAACTAGTAAAGTAATTAACACAACTCCAAGTCTCCAGAGCCTTCAAATTTGAATTATTTTATATACATCGTTACAAACTCAAGTCTTGAGGTTCCAAAACTAAGAATTTTCAATAAACTCGGAAATTTACATTTTACAAATCTACCGTTTTTAAAAATTAGTATTGTTTACCGGTAAAATTGTCTCCGAATTTATAATCACGTATAATTAATAATTTAAATAAAATATTAAACCGATCGATCCTTGCCGACAATGAAGATGTCATGTTCGGACGAGGAACAAGAAGTCGTCGAGACCGGGGCCAAAGCTTCATTACAGTCCGATGCACTGTCTTGTAAGGTAAGCAATAACTCCGACGTGCTAAAGCTCAACGACGGTGACGGTCTCGCCATCGGAACCACCGGCACATCAGCTTCCCCGACCAGAATCTGGACCACAGTCCTCATACTAGGCCGGGTTACCGGGTCGGGTTGTGAACAAGCAAGGCCCACCATCAGTACCCGATTCACCTCCTCCGGGTTAAGCTCTCCCTCGCCCAACTGCTCATCCACTGCCGTCAAAAGCCTCCCTTCTCTATACAAACCCCAAACCCAATCAACCAAACTCGACCCGGTTTTGAAACCGGGTCTCAAACCGGGATTAGGCTCGGTTCGGGTAATGGGCCTTCTTCCAGTGGTTACTTCCAAAACAACGGCTCCGTAGCTGAAAACGTCGGTTTTCTCCGTCGCTCGACCGGTGAGCAAATACTCCGGCGCTAAATACCCCATCGTACCGGCGGCAGCCGTCGCGTCCGGCGATTTATCGTGCTCCGTTTGCCTAGCGAGTCCAAAATCGCCTAACTTAGGATTAAAACTTGCGTCGAGCATAACGTTGCTCGTTTTAACGTCACGGTGAATGATCTGATTCTCGCACTCTTGATGCAAATAAGCCAGAGCGGAAGCGACTCCGAGGAGGATCTTCCTCCGGTGAGGCCACGGTAACGTCGTCGGAGACTCGTGTAATGCTTTGTCGAGAGATCCGTTAGGCATCAGATCGTAGATCAACAGAATCTCTCCCTTCTCTCTGCAGTAGCCTTGGAGACGGAGGAGATTCCGATGACGGAGAGTTCCGATCAGCGATAGCTCCGATAAGAACTCGGTGTTTCCTTGAGACACGTGGCTGCATCTTTTGATCGCGATGATTTCGCCGGAGCCTGGTAAGATACCTTTGTAGACGGTGCCGAACGCGCCGTTTCCGATCACTCGAGTGGCGCTGAAGCTGTCGGTGGCTAGCTTCAGCTCCTTGTAGGTGAACTCCCTCGGCGATTTCATGATCTCCGATGAGAAGGACTCGCTCTTTCGAGTGTATTTGATCTTTTTGGAGTAGAGCCAGATCATCGCTCCGGCGAATAGCGCTAAGAAAAATGCTCCGGCGGTTACTACTCCGGCGACGGCGGCGGGGGATTTTTTACAGAGTTTGTTACGGCAAGGAGAAGATGGATCGGCGGGTTTTATCCGGGAGGTGGGTGAAGAGAGTGAAGGAGAAGACGGCGGCGAAGACGGTGGCTCACCGGACAACGGCGGCGGAGAAGATTCCGATGAATCGAAAGAGGAAGCGAAGCTCCACCAGTCGATGCTGTGAATCTCCGTGCTTCCCTGCGTCGAACCGGAGAATCCAACGAACATCGAATCGCTGACGTACCGATCGAGATTTAACGGAACCGACAAAACCGGCGATATCGGTTTAACGTTTGAGTAAGAGACGTAAACCGTTAAAACCCGGCCCGATCCTTCGTAAGTGATCCACGAGTTCACGGAGTTCCCGCTCTTGAGATCGATGTCGACGTTTCCCAGATCCGCTACCGCCGCCGAAACGACGGCGTTTAGATCCAGCCCCACGTGGTTCCCGTTCACGTCTTTGAATTCCACATCCATCAGCGTGTCGAACTCCACCGCCACAAAACCACCCGACCCGGATCCGGATCCGGATTCTCCGGTTAGACCGAGAAACCCGCTGGCGGATCCGATGGATTCTCCGTCGGGGGAGATCACGAAAGCCAATCCGCCGCCGATCGAGGAAGGGTTGAGGTTAGTCACCGTGAACGAGAAGTAAGTGGAGAAGCTCGCCGGAGACTGCGTCTCCGGGTGCCGGAATCTAATCGGTTTTCCGTAGAGAGCTTTTCCGGCGGTGGAAGTCGGTACGGGGAGCTCGCGGGTGAGCTTTATGGTTCCATTGTTGAGATGAGCGTCGCCGAGAAGCTTGAGGGTTGAGAGAGACAAGGTGCCGAGATCGAATCTGGTCGCCGGAAAGTCGCCTCTTACGAGAAGAGAAGCGAGAATGTGGATGAGAGTCGAGTAAACAGAGAGGAATCTCGGTGGGAGTTTCAACATTTGTAGATATTTTTCATTTGGATTCCTTCACTAATCTGAGGGAGTGAAGCTTTGGGAGTTGGTTGGATTCACTGATACAACCATACAGAGAAGACGATGACAAATCACCGAATCAGACAGAGGGAGACGGAAGAAGACAGAAGAGAGTGGAAATAAAAGGCACGAGTGAAGAAGACATCTGGATCTGACCGACCGACACGTGGCCTTATAAACAGTGATGGAGAAGATCCTCACGTGCAGGCGCGTGCTTGCTTTTGTCTGAAAAAACTCATCAAAAAGTCTTGTAGTAATGTTATGATCGAAGTACTTGTTTTGATTTCTGGTGTTTACAAGTCGGTACAACCAAATTAAACAAAAATAGTTTAATAACTCAATAAAGTGAGTACAGATTAGTAAGTGGGAACAATTTGATACGAGTATATAATAGAGTACAAAAAGCTTCAGTTGTTAGCTTTAACGTAACAAAAGAACATATACGATACAACGTTGTGAAAATATCATGGCACATGATTTTTTTGTTTGACTTCTTTTTTTGTTGCATGGTGTGTCCGTTTTCTTTAAAGATTCTCAAAGGAAAATTCATATGGATATTGATAAATCGACATGCAAAAGAATATTTCAATTCTTAAATCATTATCTCTAACAAATCCACAAGTTCACAACGCAGCCACTCGTTTTCACACCAGCTCGTGTTGATGTGTCATGCGTGTGTTTTGTCTCAGTGTGTATATCTCTTCTCTATGTCCCCAGATATAGTGCCAATTAATTATTTAGCTGGTAGCAAAAAAAAATATCGACTATAGCATCTAATAGTATGAAGTATCTATGTCTCTTTGACTTATATTTATTGCGGTCAATAAGAGTTTTTAGATCTCTTTGCAAAAGCGAACAAGTTTTAGATCTCTTGCGCGATTCTTTTGAGCTTATAATTTTACTTTTGGTTGGTGTAGGTGTTCTCAAACTGGAATATGCTACGACAAAGCTTGTATCTATCCGTACTTTTTTTAAAAGCATTAGAGCCATTTAAAAGAAAAACTATGAAGATCCTACTCAAGTTATAATGTTGAAAGCTATGTCATATGTTATGGACTTGGGGTGGGAAAAGGAAAACAAATTGTTATGGACTTGGGCTGAAACCCATTTTGGCGCAAAAGCTACAAATGTTTAATCTCGCTGGTAGATTTGGAGGAAGAATAGTGTGAATTGTGTGTTCCTGGTTCGAAAAAAAAAAAAAAAAANNNNNNNNNNNNNNNNNNNNNNNNNNNNNNNNNNNNNNNNNNNNNNNNNNNNNNNNNNNNNNNNTTCGAAAAAAAAAAAAAAAAAATATAGACCAAACTCTCTCTAGAAAACCCTAGCCGCCAGGGGCTTCCTCCCTTGGTCTTCTCCTCATCTGCCATGGATTCCGGTCAGTTGATGGAGCCTGACCCTCCAGAACCTCCCGATCCACCCTCATCTCCCGTTAGAACTTCTAACAGATCTTTTTCTCCCGTCAAAGCTCTCATCCTCTGCAAATCCCATATCATCAATGGAATTTCATTCTTGGACAGATCTGTCTTTTCCAAGAGACTTTCCATCTCATCTTTCCATCTCATGTTACCGTCCTCTGGTTTAGAATCATTCATGAGTCCAGGTTTAAATATGAAGCTTTCTCAGATCTCAGTGTATTCTGTCTCTGGAGTTCTTTGGCTTTCCATCTCCTCTATGATTTTGGTCCTAAGAAGCTCTTCTACTTCAGTCCCGGTGGCTGGTTTGTTGGTGCTTGGTTTGGGTTCCTCCAATAGCCTTATTACTGCGGAATGCAGTCTCTTTTATGGGTTTCTTTGTCTCCCGTTGCAGTCACTGTTGTATCTCTGAGATTTTCAAACTTATTCACTGGTGTTGTGTTGATTGTTTTGGAGTGTTCTCCTGGTCTGTCCCTAGCCTTGGTGCGGCCATTTACTGCAGTATGCAGTCTCTTTATTGCTTTATGCAGTTCTGCCTGTGTTATATTGAAGTACTTTTGCATTCTGTTGTGGCAGCTTGATGTAGTTATGCCTGACATTTCAATTCCTTGGGTCTTGTTTGTCGACATTTACTGCCCTCTTTCCTCCTCTATGGAGTGTGTTCCCCTTCCAATTTCATCATCTACTTTAAGTGGGTTTGTTTCAGGGAGTAAAACGGTTAAGATTAGAGATACTTCAGATATTGAAGATCTAATCAAAGGCTCATCAAAATGGTGTTCAATCGCCTATGTGTGTGTAGCCATTTCAAGGATTGTCAATTGTGCACTTGTTGCTGTTTCAATCTCATGAATTATATCACTGAATGTGGTCTTTAATTCTCAAGGCTTGCTTTCACCTTGCAGCTTGGTTGTTGAGACTAGAGGACTTCTCCACGCCATTAGTTGTTTAAGTGTTTTGTATGCTTCTATCTTTTTTTGCTTCATTGTAATTGTTGTTTGTTTGGCCAGGATAACTTTGTTATCATGTTCTGTAAACACTTTTTCCTTAAATGGAGAATAAGAATCTATAAAATTTTAGGTTTAAAAAGTGTGTTCCTGGTTCGAATGTATAGAAACAAAAATATTTTTTAGTGATAGAAACTTAATTTAAACGTTAAACTCTGGCATCGTAGTTTAACCGTTGTATATTTGTCATTAATTTTACAAAACAAGAAACAAATGAATGCATGGAAATTGCGATCAACGTACAAAGAACTATCGATAGGCTTTTTGCGGAATTGCATATATGCTAATAAATACGTTTTCGGGCATTCAATAGTTAAAATACAAATCAAAATCATAGTTATTAGGAAGATCATGATGTTAATGGATTATCAACCAGAGCCTATTAATTTGTTTTTTCCATGCAACCCAAATTGAATTTTCTAGCTTTTTTCAAAGTGGGTCGGTTTAGTTAAAGAATCATGTCGGTCCCTTGTGTACTTAGTTGAAACGTTGAATCCACAACTTGTGTTTTTCAAAGTTCAAACTAAAGTAATTTAAAAATTGAAAGAATTTTGCATGATTTCTTCATTTTCAAGATACCAAGTTCGAACTGCATCATTGAATTTACAGTAGCATATATAATCATGATGTTTTTGTTCTCATATCCGGAAAGTAATATAGTGTCTCAGAATTAGTACAATATATTTGAATTATTTAGATATTGTGACGACAAATATTTCAGATCATTTGCCAACCGTTCATTTGACTGGATTAATATTTAAATGAGTGATCTTAATAACTTACATTCTTAGTTTTTAACGAGAAGCCACTCTTGCAGACATGATATTTATCAAGTATTATTGTTTTGAAACATTTAAAGTATATATGTATATATCACACTAATATAATAATGTCGTTACGTCTAAGGTGCGAGTATTGACCGGGTGAGTT
The DNA window shown above is from Brassica oleracea var. oleracea cultivar TO1000 chromosome C3, BOL, whole genome shotgun sequence and carries:
- the LOC106336027 gene encoding L-type lectin-domain containing receptor kinase VIII.2; its protein translation is MLKLPPRFLSVYSTLIHILASLLVRGDFPATRFDLGTLSLSTLKLLGDAHLNNGTIKLTRELPVPTSTAGKALYGKPIRFRHPETQSPASFSTYFSFTVTNLNPSSIGGGLAFVISPDGESIGSASGFLGLTGESGSGSGSGGFVAVEFDTLMDVEFKDVNGNHVGLDLNAVVSAAVADLGNVDIDLKSGNSVNSWITYEGSGRVLTVYVSYSNVKPISPVLSVPLNLDRYVSDSMFVGFSGSTQGSTEIHSIDWWSFASSFDSSESSPPPLSGEPPSSPPSSPSLSSPTSRIKPADPSSPCRNKLCKKSPAAVAGVVTAGAFFLALFAGAMIWLYSKKIKYTRKSESFSSEIMKSPREFTYKELKLATDSFSATRVIGNGAFGTVYKGILPGSGEIIAIKRCSHVSQGNTEFLSELSLIGTLRHRNLLRLQGYCREKGEILLIYDLMPNGSLDKALHESPTTLPWPHRRKILLGVASALAYLHQECENQIIHRDVKTSNVMLDASFNPKLGDFGLARQTEHDKSPDATAAAGTMGYLAPEYLLTGRATEKTDVFSYGAVVLEVTTGRRPITRTEPNPGLRPGFKTGSSLVDWVWGLYREGRLLTAVDEQLGEGELNPEEVNRVLMVGLACSQPDPVTRPSMRTVVQILVGEADVPVVPMARPSPSLSFSTSELLLTLQDSASDCNEALAPVSTTSCSSSEHDIFIVGKDRSV